One genomic segment of Fusobacterium nucleatum includes these proteins:
- the hemA gene encoding glutamyl-tRNA reductase, which produces MLDLENIIIIGVSHENLSLLERENFMRTRPKYIIEKLYTEKKINAYINLSTCLRTEFYIELNSNIKAKEIKNLFSVDMIVKSGVEAIEYLFKVSCGFYSVIKGEDQILAQVKGAHAEALENEHSSKFLNIIFNKAIELGKKFRTKSMIAHNALSLEAISLKFIKSKFPNIEDKNIFILGIGELAQDILTLLTKEQLKNIYITNRTYHKAEQIKKEFDIVNIVDYKEKYPKMIEADVIISATSAPHIVVEYDKFVPQMKKDKDYLFIDLAVPRDVDERLADFKNIEIYNLDDIWEVYNQNSINRDKLLEDYSYLIDEQMEKLIKTLNYYE; this is translated from the coding sequence ATGTTAGACTTAGAAAATATTATCATAATTGGAGTTTCACATGAAAATTTATCTCTACTTGAAAGAGAAAATTTTATGAGAACAAGACCAAAGTATATTATTGAAAAATTATATACAGAAAAAAAAATAAATGCCTATATAAATTTATCAACTTGCCTTAGAACAGAATTCTATATTGAATTAAATTCAAATATAAAGGCAAAAGAGATAAAAAATTTATTTTCAGTTGATATGATTGTAAAAAGTGGAGTAGAAGCTATTGAGTATTTATTTAAAGTGAGTTGTGGATTTTACTCAGTGATAAAAGGTGAAGACCAAATCTTAGCACAAGTTAAAGGAGCTCATGCTGAAGCTCTTGAAAATGAACATAGCTCAAAATTTCTAAATATTATTTTTAATAAAGCAATAGAATTGGGGAAAAAATTTAGAACAAAATCTATGATAGCTCATAATGCTTTGTCATTAGAAGCAATATCTTTAAAATTTATAAAATCTAAATTTCCTAATATAGAAGATAAAAATATTTTCATTTTAGGTATTGGGGAACTTGCTCAAGATATTCTAACTTTATTAACAAAAGAACAACTCAAAAATATCTATATAACAAATAGAACCTATCATAAGGCAGAACAGATTAAAAAGGAGTTTGATATAGTTAATATTGTTGACTATAAGGAAAAATACCCAAAAATGATTGAAGCTGATGTAATTATATCTGCAACCTCAGCTCCGCATATAGTTGTGGAATATGACAAGTTTGTACCACAAATGAAAAAAGATAAGGATTATCTTTTTATTGATTTAGCTGTTCCAAGAGATGTTGATGAAAGACTTGCTGATTTTAAAAATATAGAAATTTATAATTTAGATGATATTTGGGAAGTTTATAATCAAAATTCTATAAATAGAGACAAACTTTTAGAAGATTATTCATATTTAATTGATGAACAAATGGAAAAATTAATAAAAACTTTAAATTATTATGAATGA
- the hemC gene encoding hydroxymethylbilane synthase has protein sequence MKKNIIIGSRGSILALAQANLIKDRLQENYPNLTFKIKEIVTSGDKDLKSNWENSDVSLKSFFTKEIEQELLDEDIDIAVHSMKDMPAISPQGLICGAIPDREDPRDVLVSKNGFLVTLPQGAKIGTSSLRRAMNLKAVRPDFEIKHLRGNIHTRLKKLETEDYDAIVLAAAGLKRTGLADKITEYLNGEVFPPAPAQGVLYIQCRENDEEIKEILKFIHNEAIAKIVEIEREFSKIFDGGCHTPMGCYSQINGDKIKFTAVYLDEGKQIKAVVEDNLIKGKKIAYMAAEEIKNKINKGTIQ, from the coding sequence ATGAAAAAAAATATTATCATTGGAAGTAGAGGAAGTATACTAGCATTAGCACAAGCAAATCTTATAAAAGATAGATTACAAGAAAATTATCCTAATTTAACTTTTAAAATAAAAGAAATAGTTACAAGTGGAGATAAAGATTTAAAATCAAATTGGGAAAATAGTGATGTTTCTTTAAAAAGCTTTTTTACTAAGGAAATTGAACAAGAATTATTGGATGAAGATATAGATATTGCAGTTCATTCTATGAAAGATATGCCAGCTATATCTCCCCAAGGTCTAATTTGTGGAGCTATTCCAGATAGAGAAGACCCAAGAGATGTATTAGTTTCAAAAAACGGTTTTTTAGTAACTTTACCACAAGGAGCTAAAATAGGGACAAGTTCACTTAGAAGAGCAATGAATTTAAAAGCAGTAAGACCTGATTTTGAAATAAAACATCTGAGAGGAAATATTCATACAAGACTTAAAAAGCTAGAAACAGAAGATTATGATGCAATAGTTTTAGCTGCTGCTGGACTTAAAAGAACAGGTTTAGCAGATAAAATCACAGAGTATCTAAATGGAGAAGTATTTCCACCTGCACCTGCCCAAGGTGTTTTATACATTCAATGTAGAGAAAATGATGAAGAAATAAAAGAAATTTTAAAATTTATACATAATGAAGCTATTGCAAAGATTGTTGAGATAGAAAGAGAATTTTCTAAAATTTTTGATGGTGGTTGCCATACTCCTATGGGTTGCTATTCTCAAATAAATGGAGATAAAATAAAATTTACTGCTGTTTATTTAGATGAAGGAAAACAAATAAAAGCAGTGGTTGAAGACAATTTAATAAAAGGTAAAAAAATTGCATATATGGCAGCAGAAGAAATTAAAAATAAAATAAATAAGGGGACTATACAATAA
- the cobA gene encoding uroporphyrinogen-III C-methyltransferase yields MKKGKAYVIGAGPGDFELLTLKAKRIIENADCIVYDRLISEDILKLPKKDAELIYLGKGNTEGGLIQDEINQTLVNKCLEGKNVVRVKGGDPFVFGRGGEEIEALFKNEIEFEVVPGITSSISVPAYAGIPVTHRGLARSFHIFTGHTMENGKWYNFENIAKLEGTLIFLMGVKNLDLIVNDLIKYGKDSKTPVAIIEKGATKNQRVTVGNLENILGLVEKNKITPPAITIIGEVVNLRETFKWFESEKLAKKILVTRDKRQAVEMSENISKRGGIPVELPFIEIENLKIDLKDLEKYKAILFNSPNGVKAFFENIKDIRCLANIKIGAVGVKTKEILEKNKIVPDFVPDEYLVDRLAEDVVKYTNENDNILIVTSDISPCDTDKYNSLYKRNYEKVVAYNTKKLKVDREKVLETLKDVDIITFLSSSTVEAFYESLDGDFFILGEKKIASIGPMTSETIRRLGMKVDYEAEKYTANGVLDVIFGG; encoded by the coding sequence ATGAAAAAAGGAAAAGCATATGTAATTGGAGCAGGACCAGGGGATTTTGAGCTATTAACATTGAAAGCTAAAAGAATTATTGAGAATGCAGATTGTATTGTATATGATAGATTAATCAGTGAAGATATATTAAAACTTCCAAAAAAAGATGCAGAACTTATATATCTTGGAAAAGGAAATACTGAGGGAGGTTTAATTCAAGATGAAATAAATCAAACTCTTGTAAATAAATGTCTTGAAGGAAAAAATGTTGTCAGAGTAAAAGGCGGAGATCCTTTTGTCTTTGGTAGAGGTGGAGAAGAAATTGAAGCCTTATTCAAAAATGAAATAGAATTTGAAGTTGTACCAGGTATAACTTCTTCTATATCTGTACCAGCCTATGCAGGAATACCTGTAACACATAGAGGACTTGCAAGGTCTTTTCATATTTTTACAGGACATACTATGGAAAATGGAAAGTGGTATAATTTTGAAAATATCGCAAAATTAGAGGGAACTTTAATTTTTTTAATGGGAGTTAAAAATTTAGATTTAATAGTCAATGATTTAATTAAATATGGTAAAGATAGTAAAACTCCTGTTGCCATTATAGAAAAAGGTGCAACTAAAAATCAAAGAGTAACAGTTGGAAATTTAGAAAATATTTTAGGACTTGTTGAAAAAAATAAAATAACTCCACCTGCCATAACTATAATTGGAGAAGTAGTTAATTTAAGAGAAACTTTTAAATGGTTTGAAAGTGAAAAACTTGCTAAAAAAATCTTGGTAACAAGAGATAAAAGACAAGCAGTTGAAATGTCTGAAAATATTTCTAAAAGAGGAGGAATTCCTGTTGAATTACCTTTTATAGAAATAGAAAATTTAAAGATTGATTTAAAAGATTTAGAAAAATATAAGGCTATTCTATTTAATTCACCTAATGGAGTAAAAGCCTTTTTTGAAAATATAAAGGATATAAGATGTTTAGCAAATATAAAAATTGGAGCTGTTGGAGTTAAAACTAAGGAAATCTTAGAAAAAAATAAAATAGTTCCAGATTTTGTCCCTGATGAATATTTAGTAGATAGATTGGCAGAAGATGTAGTTAAATATACAAATGAAAATGATAATATTTTAATAGTTACTTCTGATATTTCTCCTTGTGATACAGATAAATATAATTCTCTATATAAAAGAAATTATGAAAAGGTTGTAGCTTACAACACCAAAAAATTAAAAGTTGATAGAGAGAAAGTACTTGAAACTTTAAAAGATGTAGACATTATAACTTTTTTAAGTTCATCAACAGTTGAAGCTTTTTATGAAAGTTTAGATGGAGATTTCTTTATTTTGGGAGAGAAAAAGATTGCCTCTATTGGTCCTATGACAAGTGAAACTATAAGAAGATTAGGAATGAAAGTTGATTATGAAGCTGAAAAATATACAGCTAATGGAGTGCTTGATGTAATATTTGGAGGATAA
- a CDS encoding DUF6678 family protein has product MFESLNPRSAEIITQSSALYNLKWKGNIEFLLYGNNHSGWYYILKNNEQISPTYHYSEINDRFLKKLQKIIDDIESGKYNNKKTPSEKIRLIVEERGLYSLMNNTKWKELITAIKEKIPNIPIKYKTLFEEDSPVYYWTIAGDEHFEYLNMSSVEWFKISCEIKEIKNRGRLIEDKFIIHNKKAEIYKILEKFYIPYEYDEIENAFLIYGYKS; this is encoded by the coding sequence ATGTTTGAAAGTTTAAATCCTAGAAGTGCAGAAATAATTACGCAAAGTTCTGCACTATATAATTTAAAATGGAAAGGAAATATAGAATTTTTATTATATGGAAATAACCATTCAGGTTGGTACTATATATTAAAAAATAATGAACAAATATCTCCTACTTATCATTATAGTGAGATTAATGATAGATTCCTTAAAAAATTACAAAAAATAATAGATGATATTGAAAGTGGAAAATATAATAATAAAAAAACTCCTAGTGAAAAGATTAGATTGATAGTTGAAGAAAGAGGGCTATATTCATTGATGAATAATACAAAGTGGAAAGAACTTATAACTGCTATCAAAGAAAAAATACCTAATATCCCTATAAAGTATAAAACATTATTTGAAGAAGATAGTCCTGTTTACTATTGGACAATAGCAGGAGATGAACATTTTGAATATTTAAATATGTCATCTGTTGAATGGTTTAAAATTTCTTGTGAAATAAAAGAAATTAAAAATAGAGGAAGGTTAATTGAAGATAAATTTATTATTCATAATAAAAAAGCAGAAATATATAAAATTTTAGAAAAATTTTATATACCTTATGAATATGACGAGATAGAAAATGCTTTTTTAATTTATGGATATAAAAGTTAA
- a CDS encoding GyrI-like domain-containing protein, with the protein MAYTLKAVTIRTNNSEEGIRKIAELWGDVLTGKLSLLADGIVPISQYSNYESDEKGDYDISIVGVGYNFFEDIEKEVEKGLYKKYETVDENGSVELCTKKAWENVWNDSHSGVLKRAFTIDYESSVPAEFSKDGRAHCYLYIAVK; encoded by the coding sequence ATGGCATACACATTAAAAGCAGTTACAATTCGTACAAACAATAGTGAAGAAGGTATTAGAAAAATAGCAGAATTATGGGGAGATGTCTTAACAGGAAAATTATCTCTTTTAGCTGATGGAATAGTACCTATTTCACAATATAGTAATTATGAAAGTGATGAAAAAGGAGATTATGATATTAGCATAGTAGGAGTAGGGTATAATTTCTTTGAAGATATAGAAAAAGAAGTTGAAAAAGGTTTATATAAAAAATATGAGACTGTTGATGAAAATGGCAGTGTTGAACTTTGTACAAAAAAAGCTTGGGAAAATGTTTGGAATGACAGCCATTCTGGAGTATTAAAAAGAGCTTTTACAATAGATTATGAAAGTTCTGTCCCAGCAGAATTTTCAAAAGATGGAAGGGCACATTGTTATTTATATATAGCAGTAAAATAA
- a CDS encoding methyltransferase domain-containing protein — protein sequence MKKFIINNYLEDIRKKIPAYDLMLEIIFNSILKVKTDVSEIKNILAIGGQSFEAKNLSEIYNNSKITIVEPSEIMLNIVKNECKDLKNLEYICDKFENYKNDKNFQLCLCLLVLQFVENPRSFLEKIYNILDKNSLFIISIFSNKQLAYWKEFALSRGAKKEQVEKTFNNQSEVMNVLSPDYTETLLKEIGFLKVEKICEILSVDMWIAEK from the coding sequence ATGAAAAAATTTATAATTAATAATTACTTAGAAGATATAAGAAAGAAAATTCCTGCTTATGATTTAATGCTTGAGATAATATTTAATTCTATTTTAAAAGTAAAAACAGATGTTTCAGAAATAAAAAATATTTTAGCAATTGGTGGACAAAGTTTTGAAGCTAAAAATTTATCAGAAATTTATAATAATTCAAAAATAACAATAGTAGAACCAAGCGAAATTATGCTAAATATAGTAAAAAATGAATGCAAAGATTTAAAAAATTTAGAATACATCTGTGATAAATTTGAAAATTATAAAAACGACAAAAATTTTCAATTATGTTTATGTCTTTTAGTGTTACAATTTGTTGAAAACCCTAGAAGTTTTTTAGAAAAAATCTATAATATTCTTGATAAAAATAGTTTATTTATAATAAGTATATTTTCTAACAAACAATTAGCTTACTGGAAAGAATTTGCACTATCAAGAGGAGCTAAAAAAGAACAAGTTGAAAAAACATTTAACAATCAATCTGAAGTAATGAATGTTTTATCCCCAGATTATACTGAAACTTTATTAAAAGAAATTGGCTTTTTAAAAGTAGAAAAAATTTGTGAAATACTTTCAGTTGATATGTGGATTGCAGAAAAATAA
- a CDS encoding type II CAAX endopeptidase family protein yields MTNKFQSYVDSIEEKNKFKLLLVPILVVILIMFINQLLILPLIFIFNDSLKELLSFSGTSNLVSEILSLFLSIFLMTKISKLKTEQLGFSKDNIVSSYLKGTLFGVLQIFSVFFIIFGLKAIDVYYVGDLNVLLLIKVFIFFVFQGLFEEILFRGYLMPFFSKVIGIKFTIILLSFLFTCIHLFNPNLNIVGLVNVFLAGVTFSLIYYYTGNLWIVGAMHTFWNFILGFIVGSQVSGIPTFYSIFFSVPVKNKDLISGGEFGFEASIIETILELAISLFVIYLIKKKRIK; encoded by the coding sequence ATGACAAACAAATTTCAAAGTTATGTAGATAGTATAGAAGAAAAAAATAAATTTAAATTATTGTTAGTACCAATTTTAGTAGTTATTCTAATAATGTTTATAAATCAACTATTAATACTTCCTTTAATTTTTATTTTTAATGATAGTTTAAAGGAACTTTTATCTTTTAGTGGAACTTCAAATTTAGTAAGTGAAATTCTCTCACTCTTTTTATCTATATTTTTAATGACAAAAATTTCAAAATTAAAAACTGAGCAATTAGGCTTTTCAAAGGATAATATAGTTTCCTCATATTTAAAGGGAACTCTATTTGGAGTTTTACAAATATTTTCTGTTTTCTTTATAATATTTGGACTGAAAGCAATTGATGTTTATTATGTAGGAGATCTTAATGTTTTGCTATTAATAAAGGTATTTATATTTTTCGTTTTTCAAGGTTTATTTGAAGAAATTTTATTTAGGGGCTACTTAATGCCATTTTTTTCAAAGGTTATAGGAATAAAATTCACAATAATATTATTATCATTTCTATTTACTTGTATTCATTTATTTAATCCTAATTTGAATATAGTAGGCTTAGTAAATGTATTTTTAGCAGGAGTTACATTTAGCTTAATATACTATTATACAGGAAATTTATGGATAGTAGGTGCTATGCATACTTTTTGGAATTTTATTTTAGGTTTTATAGTTGGCTCACAAGTAAGTGGGATACCCACATTTTACTCAATATTCTTTTCAGTACCAGTTAAAAATAAAGATTTAATAAGTGGAGGAGAATTTGGTTTTGAAGCCAGTATTATTGAGACAATACTTGAATTAGCTATAAGTCTATTTGTAATTTATTTAATAAAAAAGAAAAGAATAAAATAA
- a CDS encoding nucleoside triphosphate pyrophosphohydrolase, with translation MNKKIVYNKLVRDNILEIISNNNQKSSYHIATDEEYKNKLLEKLQEEVCEFITDKNEEELADIFEVIEHIITAFNFNKEKILEIKKKKVEKNGKFNKKIILEKVFNMER, from the coding sequence ATGAATAAAAAAATTGTTTATAATAAACTAGTCAGAGATAATATACTTGAAATTATTTCAAATAATAATCAAAAAAGTAGCTATCATATTGCAACAGATGAAGAATATAAAAATAAATTACTAGAAAAATTACAAGAAGAAGTATGTGAATTTATAACTGATAAAAATGAGGAAGAGTTAGCAGATATTTTTGAAGTTATTGAACATATTATTACTGCTTTCAATTTTAATAAAGAAAAAATTTTAGAGATAAAAAAGAAAAAAGTAGAAAAGAATGGGAAATTTAATAAAAAAATAATTCTTGAAAAAGTTTTTAATATGGAGAGATAA
- a CDS encoding toxin-antitoxin system YwqK family antitoxin, producing the protein MRRKNFILTVLMFLFVNILSMAIESTNFIMPNTNMSSSSTNFQEALKDYKPNLENIDKIFNYIEKNIKEKGKAIFYSKLEKGKNEVIVTDENNNIIYTEILPEKLIKIIPYFETKEIYQLKNGKTLSYIDYSTEMMGKNVTIKSENLLKKKMDRKDAIEILNKLRDSNSFTKNSILNIEYAKSECYDEEGNLLFTMQIKDSKVITESQKTINENIIKMIYIVNDIDTDSGLMETYINGKLGAIMRMKNSLPNGEAKIFYPSGKLLSIFTLENGKTNGIVKVYYENGKIQAIHNFKDNVLNGEAIEYDENGNVIKKVLYKNGNIVK; encoded by the coding sequence ATGAGAAGAAAAAATTTTATTTTAACTGTGTTAATGTTTTTATTTGTTAATATTTTAAGTATGGCAATAGAAAGTACCAACTTCATTATGCCAAATACTAATATGAGTAGTAGCAGTACCAATTTTCAAGAAGCATTAAAAGACTATAAGCCAAACCTTGAAAATATTGATAAAATATTTAATTACATAGAAAAAAATATAAAAGAAAAAGGAAAGGCAATTTTTTATTCTAAGTTAGAAAAAGGAAAAAATGAAGTAATTGTTACTGATGAAAATAATAATATTATTTACACAGAAATTCTCCCTGAAAAGTTAATTAAAATAATTCCTTATTTTGAAACAAAAGAAATATACCAATTAAAAAATGGAAAAACATTGTCATATATAGATTATAGTACAGAAATGATGGGAAAAAATGTTACTATAAAGTCAGAAAATTTACTGAAAAAGAAAATGGATAGAAAAGATGCTATTGAAATTTTAAATAAATTAAGAGATTCTAATAGTTTTACAAAAAATAGTATTTTAAATATAGAATATGCAAAATCAGAATGTTATGATGAAGAAGGTAATTTACTTTTTACAATGCAAATTAAAGACAGCAAAGTAATTACAGAAAGCCAAAAAACTATAAATGAAAATATTATTAAAATGATTTATATAGTTAATGATATTGATACTGATTCTGGATTAATGGAAACTTATATAAATGGAAAATTGGGTGCTATTATGAGAATGAAAAATTCTCTTCCAAATGGAGAAGCTAAAATATTTTACCCTAGTGGTAAGTTATTATCTATATTTACTCTTGAAAACGGAAAGACAAATGGAATTGTTAAAGTTTATTATGAAAATGGGAAAATACAAGCAATTCATAATTTTAAAGATAATGTTCTAAATGGTGAAGCCATTGAATATGACGAAAATGGAAATGTTATAAAAAAAGTTTTATATAAAAATGGAAATATAGTAAAATAA
- a CDS encoding DUF1353 domain-containing protein → MEKSRLNTCPIDDKYWEVLEEYSYETSKGLVVVPKGFKTDYASVPKIFRNIINTYGKHGRAAVVHDWLYSSQCKIDITRAEADKIFLEIMVEWNVKKYKRILMYVLVRMFGGSHFRKGD, encoded by the coding sequence ATGGAAAAAAGTAGACTAAATACATGCCCAATTGATGATAAATATTGGGAAGTTTTGGAAGAATATTCTTATGAAACATCTAAGGGACTTGTGGTTGTTCCAAAAGGTTTTAAAACAGACTATGCCTCTGTACCTAAAATTTTTAGAAATATTATAAATACCTATGGTAAACATGGAAGAGCAGCAGTTGTACATGATTGGCTATATTCGAGTCAATGTAAAATTGATATTACAAGGGCTGAAGCTGATAAAATATTTTTAGAGATTATGGTAGAATGGAATGTTAAAAAATATAAAAGAATTTTAATGTATGTCTTAGTTAGAATGTTTGGGGGAAGTCATTTTAGAAAAGGAGATTAA
- a CDS encoding McrC family protein: MRKIITAREYNKIRTNSVRIFILKDKNIQSRHKIKPKNLEIFINKNKLKKLKDFIETNKLDKDPKFFKIYKDYIIPQNFIGTINIDDISIEIFPKIPLIKKYKEEERKRFLEILEYVETFNETIFENLEIGNQDMPILEVFISNFINEVEEILKKGLVYSYINKSENIYYFKGKLDLTNHIKYNFIENQFFMNFDEFSVSSIENCLIKLALEKIRNISSNIENVAKIYQLLVYFEDIETYGVNPDHLFRKLLFDRRNSFYKKSLDLAKFFLLDESPYSVFYNDKKEITGLFFPMETIYESYIATKLREIINEKNSNEFSIKIQDESHRVFNECSMVYKEKMNYREENITFFKLKPDIVLENEKEIIILDTKWKELKNSKKNEVIYNFGISEKDIYQMITYIHVYNSKVKNNDSSKFCNKAYLIYPINNNNSSSFIENIVFSGKDGLEIRAYFIDLSSEEKTKESLENILKLI, from the coding sequence ATGAGGAAAATAATTACTGCAAGAGAATATAATAAAATAAGAACAAATAGTGTTAGAATTTTTATTCTTAAAGATAAAAATATACAAAGCAGACATAAAATTAAACCAAAAAATTTAGAAATTTTTATTAATAAAAATAAATTAAAAAAACTAAAAGATTTTATAGAAACTAATAAATTAGATAAAGATCCTAAGTTTTTTAAAATCTACAAAGACTACATAATTCCTCAAAATTTTATAGGAACTATAAATATTGATGATATAAGTATAGAAATATTTCCAAAGATTCCATTGATAAAAAAGTATAAAGAGGAAGAGAGAAAAAGGTTTTTAGAGATTTTAGAGTATGTTGAAACTTTTAATGAAACTATTTTTGAAAATTTAGAAATAGGAAATCAAGATATGCCTATTCTAGAAGTTTTTATTTCTAATTTTATTAATGAAGTTGAAGAAATTCTAAAAAAAGGTTTAGTATACTCCTATATTAATAAAAGTGAAAATATTTATTATTTTAAAGGTAAATTAGATTTAACTAATCATATAAAATATAACTTTATAGAGAATCAATTTTTTATGAATTTTGATGAATTTTCTGTGAGTTCAATAGAAAATTGTTTAATAAAGTTAGCATTAGAAAAGATAAGAAATATTTCATCAAATATAGAAAATGTAGCTAAGATTTATCAATTGTTAGTTTATTTTGAGGATATTGAGACTTATGGAGTGAATCCCGACCATTTATTTAGAAAACTTTTATTTGATAGAAGAAATTCTTTCTATAAGAAATCGTTGGATTTAGCTAAGTTCTTTTTGTTAGATGAAAGTCCTTATTCTGTATTTTATAATGATAAGAAAGAAATAACAGGTCTTTTCTTTCCAATGGAAACTATTTATGAGAGTTATATTGCTACTAAGTTAAGAGAAATTATCAATGAGAAAAATTCCAATGAATTTTCAATAAAGATTCAAGATGAATCTCATAGAGTTTTTAATGAATGTAGTATGGTTTATAAAGAAAAAATGAATTATAGAGAAGAAAATATTACTTTTTTTAAATTAAAACCTGATATTGTTTTAGAAAATGAAAAGGAAATAATTATTTTGGATACTAAGTGGAAAGAACTTAAGAATTCTAAAAAAAATGAAGTTATTTATAATTTTGGTATTTCTGAGAAAGATATTTATCAAATGATAACTTATATTCATGTTTACAATTCTAAAGTTAAAAATAATGATAGTAGTAAGTTTTGTAATAAAGCATATTTAATATATCCTATTAATAACAACAATAGTAGTTCTTTTATAGAGAATATAGTATTTTCAGGAAAAGATGGTTTAGAAATTAGAGCATACTTTATAGATTTAAGTTCAGAAGAAAAAACTAAAGAATCTTTAGAAAATATTTTAAAACTGATTTGA